CGAGAGTCTCGGCGGGGGCGGCCAGGTGGTCGGCGGAGGTGATGACGTAGACGATCTCGATCGTCTTCTTTGTTCTGCCGGGCTTTTTCGGGTGTGGTCGGGTGACGGTGCGGCGGACTTTCGCGATCTGGGTGGCTGCGGGGAACTGGATCCAGGCTGGAGCGGTCGTGATCTTGATGGCGCGGTGGACTCGCCGGCCGTGACCTGTCTCGACACCGCTGTGGGCCGGAATGTGTTTCCAGGGGAGTCGTTTGCAGTCCAGGTAGAGAGATTTCTGGTTGGCCTTGACGGTCAGGACGTAGTCCGCTCCGGCTGCGGTGATGGCCTGCGCAGTCTCGGTCTGCGTGTGCAGGGCATCGAGCGTGATCACGGCGCCGGCCAGCATCTGCGTCTTCTCCAGGATCGCCAGGAGATCCTGGGCGGCCGGGATCTCGTTGCTCTTGGCGGCGACCGCGATCTGTCCCAGGACTGTGCCGCTGCCCTGGTCGAACGCGGCGACCAGGTGCGGGGCGGCAGCGTCCTGGGTGCGGGCGCCGCGCACGCTCTTGCCGTCGATCGCGATCACCCGGCGTCCGTTCACCAGGGTCGTCGAGGTGTGAAACCAGCCGCCCAGCAGCCGATCCAGCTCGTCCGGGTCCACCATGGTCACCGCGCGCCGGAACGTCGCCTCCGACGGGCACCGGCG
The nucleotide sequence above comes from Kineosporia corallincola. Encoded proteins:
- a CDS encoding ISAs1 family transposase codes for the protein MLDLLGRVADPRARRGQRHPLAGVLAAGMAATLAGVRSFAAMAQWAADTEPDLLARLGLRRCPSEATFRRAVTMVDPDELDRLLGGWFHTSTTLVNGRRVIAIDGKSVRGARTQDAAAPHLVAAFDQGSGTVLGQIAVAAKSNEIPAAQDLLAILEKTQMLAGAVITLDALHTQTETAQAITAAGADYVLTVKANQKSLYLDCKRLPWKHIPAHSGVETGHGRRVHRAIKITTAPAWIQFPAATQIAKVRRTVTRPHPKKPGRTKKTIEIVYVITSADHLAAPAETLAAWVQGHWGIENRLHWVRDVTFDEDRSQIRTGNAPRTMATLRSAALSLHRLTGATNIAAALRHHARHPAKIIHLLTSHVPTRHTLT